A genome region from Baekduia alba includes the following:
- a CDS encoding ArsR/SmtB family transcription factor, with amino-acid sequence MIAYRFSHEDLLRTRFAISPLMELSGAVEAVREPEGRQIHAPFVAWAQPRIIDLDWDLLSAVIPTGGRWYPDFVIPPPTEAQPRLEGELRRVLETDPAQVAHEMRLAYPDGLPPAARLLVDRPGTGIRRLVDQMRAFWDAVLAPRWEDILALLEAEIAERGRNLATIGPAAAFADLGDEVAWRDGGVEVRARTEREVDLAGRGLLLVPAVFSWPVVWPINDPPWQPTIVYPPRGIADLWAPQALRDTSALDDLLGARRAAVLNGLDRPVSTLDLARRLGASPAGVSGHLGVLRRAGLVIGRRDGRQVLYGRTGAGDRLLRAAMR; translated from the coding sequence GTGATCGCGTATCGCTTCAGCCACGAAGACCTCCTGCGGACGCGCTTCGCGATCTCTCCGCTGATGGAGCTGTCGGGCGCCGTCGAGGCCGTCCGCGAGCCCGAGGGGCGCCAGATCCACGCGCCCTTCGTCGCGTGGGCGCAGCCGCGGATAATCGACCTCGACTGGGACCTCCTGAGCGCCGTGATCCCGACCGGCGGCCGATGGTACCCGGACTTCGTGATCCCGCCGCCCACCGAGGCTCAGCCTCGACTTGAGGGTGAGCTTCGCAGAGTTCTGGAGACCGATCCGGCGCAGGTCGCGCACGAGATGCGCCTCGCCTACCCGGACGGCCTGCCGCCTGCCGCCCGGCTGCTGGTCGACCGGCCGGGCACCGGGATCCGTCGCCTCGTCGACCAGATGCGCGCCTTCTGGGACGCGGTGCTGGCGCCGCGATGGGAGGACATCCTCGCGTTGCTCGAAGCCGAGATCGCCGAGCGCGGGCGCAACCTGGCGACGATCGGTCCGGCGGCCGCGTTCGCCGACCTCGGCGACGAGGTCGCGTGGCGCGACGGCGGCGTCGAGGTGCGGGCGCGCACCGAGCGCGAGGTCGACCTGGCCGGTCGCGGTCTCCTGCTCGTCCCGGCCGTGTTCTCGTGGCCGGTCGTCTGGCCGATCAACGATCCGCCGTGGCAGCCGACGATCGTCTACCCGCCGCGCGGGATCGCGGACCTCTGGGCGCCGCAGGCGCTGCGCGACACCTCCGCGCTCGACGACCTCCTGGGCGCGCGCCGCGCGGCGGTCCTCAACGGCCTGGACCGTCCGGTCTCCACGCTCGACCTCGCGCGCCGTCTGGGCGCGAGCCCGGCGGGCGTGTCCGGCCATCTCGGCGTCCTGCGCCGCGCCGGCCTGGTCATCGGCCGGCGCGACGGACGCCAGGTGCTCTACGGCCGGACGGGGGCCGGCGACCGCCTGCTCCGCGCGGCTATGCGCTGA